A single Pantoea rwandensis DNA region contains:
- a CDS encoding ABC transporter permease produces MSNVKITAPQAAESTSFFGNLRHKLPKDTGIFVVMLGIALIFEIAGWYVRDQSFLLNTNRLVLIVLQVAIIGIIAVGVTQVIITTGIDLSSGSVIALTAVVAASLAQTSDSLTPMYPSLVNLPAVIPIVAGIGVGLLCGVMNGFLITKTGIPPFIATLGMMVSARGLAQYYTQGNPISFLSDGFTSIGQGAMPVIIFLVVAFLFHIALKHTRYGKYVYAIGGNMTSAKVSGINVNKYLIIVYTIAGALSGLAGVVLAARVSSGQSSMGMAYELDAIAAAVIGGSSLMGGVGRITGTLIGAVILGLIKSGFTFVGVDAYVQDIIKGIIIVAAVSIDMHRNRKKR; encoded by the coding sequence ATGAGCAACGTAAAAATTACGGCCCCGCAGGCCGCGGAATCGACATCCTTCTTTGGCAATCTGCGCCATAAGCTGCCGAAAGATACCGGCATCTTTGTGGTGATGTTAGGTATTGCCCTAATCTTTGAAATTGCAGGCTGGTACGTACGTGACCAATCTTTCCTGCTCAACACCAACCGTCTGGTTTTAATTGTGTTACAGGTGGCGATCATCGGCATTATCGCGGTGGGTGTGACGCAAGTCATCATCACCACGGGGATTGACCTGTCGTCTGGTTCGGTGATTGCACTGACCGCGGTGGTGGCGGCCAGCCTGGCACAAACCTCTGACAGCCTGACACCGATGTATCCTTCTCTGGTGAACCTGCCCGCAGTCATTCCGATTGTGGCGGGGATCGGCGTAGGTCTGCTGTGCGGGGTAATGAACGGTTTCCTGATTACCAAAACCGGTATCCCGCCTTTTATCGCGACACTGGGCATGATGGTGTCGGCGCGTGGTCTGGCGCAGTACTACACGCAAGGTAACCCGATCAGCTTCCTGTCAGATGGCTTTACCTCCATCGGCCAGGGTGCAATGCCGGTGATTATCTTCCTGGTGGTGGCCTTCCTGTTCCATATCGCTCTGAAGCATACGCGTTACGGTAAGTATGTGTATGCCATTGGCGGCAACATGACCTCGGCCAAAGTGTCAGGGATTAACGTCAATAAATACCTGATCATCGTCTATACCATTGCCGGTGCGCTCTCTGGTCTGGCGGGTGTGGTGCTGGCGGCGCGCGTCAGTAGCGGCCAGTCAAGTATGGGTATGGCGTACGAGCTGGATGCGATTGCCGCAGCCGTTATCGGCGGTAGCAGCCTGATGGGCGGCGTGGGCCGTATTACCGGCACGCTGATTGGTGCGGTGATTCTGGGTCTGATTAAGAGTGGATTCACCTTCGTCGGTGTGGATGCTTACGTGCAGGACATCATTAAAGGCATCATTATCGTTGCCGCAGTCTCCATCGATATGCATCGCAACCGCAAAAAACGCTGA
- a CDS encoding NAD-dependent succinate-semialdehyde dehydrogenase has protein sequence MSRIQLKDAELLRQQALFGGRWQDAHAGATLPVIDPSTQQQIATIPALGVAETEQAIDYAESVRVSWGKTPNASRAALLDKWHQLILDNADDLAIIMTAEQGKPLAEAKGEVLYGASFVKWFAEEARRIYGDTIPAPSEDRRILVLKQPVGVAAAITPWNFPIAMITRKVAPALAAGCPIIVKPSELTPLSALALAVLAERAGFPSGVLQVLTGLPTEIGSTLTASRTVRKISFTGSTRVGQLLMQQSADSIKRLSLELGGNAPLIVFDDADLDVTIPGVMASKFRNAGQTCVCANRILVQRGIYERFSEKLIEAVATLKVGDGFEPSSTIGPLINDRAVEKVNSHIDDALSQGATLLRGGISAANGTFVEPTVLGNVTSSMRIAHEETFGPVAPLFVFDTEEEAIRMANDTPYGLGAYFFTENIRRAWRVAESLEFGMVGFNTGAISLDAAPFGGIKLSGLGREGSRYGIEEYLEQKTFHMGSL, from the coding sequence ATGTCGCGGATACAATTAAAAGATGCAGAGCTGTTGCGCCAACAGGCGCTGTTTGGTGGACGCTGGCAAGACGCTCACGCGGGCGCCACGCTGCCGGTCATCGATCCCTCCACTCAACAGCAGATTGCGACTATTCCGGCACTGGGTGTAGCCGAAACCGAGCAGGCGATAGATTATGCCGAGTCGGTGCGCGTTAGCTGGGGCAAAACCCCGAATGCATCGCGCGCCGCGCTGTTGGATAAGTGGCATCAGCTGATTCTCGATAATGCGGACGATCTGGCGATCATCATGACCGCCGAGCAGGGCAAGCCGCTGGCAGAAGCGAAAGGCGAGGTGTTATACGGCGCCAGCTTTGTGAAGTGGTTCGCTGAAGAGGCGCGCCGCATTTATGGCGATACCATTCCGGCGCCCAGCGAAGACCGCCGCATTCTGGTTCTGAAACAGCCCGTTGGCGTGGCCGCCGCGATCACACCGTGGAATTTCCCGATTGCGATGATTACCCGCAAAGTGGCACCTGCACTGGCCGCCGGTTGCCCGATCATCGTGAAACCTTCTGAACTGACACCGCTGTCGGCCCTGGCACTGGCGGTGCTGGCAGAGCGGGCAGGTTTTCCCTCGGGCGTGCTCCAGGTGCTCACCGGATTGCCGACCGAAATCGGCAGCACACTGACCGCCAGCCGCACGGTACGCAAAATCTCCTTTACTGGATCCACTCGCGTTGGCCAGTTGCTGATGCAACAAAGTGCCGACAGCATCAAACGCCTGAGCCTTGAACTGGGCGGCAATGCCCCTTTGATCGTGTTTGATGATGCCGATCTCGATGTCACCATTCCCGGTGTGATGGCGAGTAAATTCCGTAATGCCGGGCAGACTTGCGTCTGTGCCAACCGCATTTTGGTGCAACGCGGCATCTATGAGCGTTTCAGCGAGAAACTCATTGAGGCAGTGGCAACCCTTAAAGTGGGGGATGGCTTTGAACCCAGTAGCACGATTGGGCCACTGATTAACGATCGCGCTGTTGAGAAAGTGAACAGTCATATTGATGATGCGCTTAGCCAGGGCGCCACCTTACTGCGTGGCGGGATCAGTGCAGCGAATGGCACCTTTGTTGAACCGACCGTGTTGGGTAATGTCACCAGCAGTATGCGTATTGCGCATGAAGAAACCTTCGGCCCGGTCGCACCGCTTTTTGTCTTCGATACGGAAGAGGAAGCGATACGCATGGCGAATGACACACCTTATGGATTGGGCGCTTATTTCTTTACGGAGAATATACGCCGAGCCTGGCGCGTGGCGGAATCATTAGAGTTTGGCATGGTCGGTTTTAATACCGGTGCGATTTCATTAGATGCGGCCCCCTTTGGCGGAATTAAATTATCAGGATTAGGACGTGAAGGTTCTCGCTATGGTATTGAAGAGTATCTTGAGCAGAAAACGTTTCATATGGGCAGTTTATAA
- the cbl gene encoding HTH-type transcriptional regulator Cbl: protein MNFQQLKIIREAARCEFNLTEVANTLFTSQSGVSRHIRDLEDELGVEIFIRRGKRLLGMTEPGKALLTIAERILDEAGKVRRLADVFTNETSGVLTIATTHTQARYSLPRVIKAFRQLYPNVRLELNQGSPQEIVAMLLAGEADIGIASEQLVNNSSLAAFPWFSWHHSLLVPHDHELLQHQPVTLASLSRHPLITYRQGITGRSRVDRAFQAAGIKPDIVLSAQDSDVVKTYVELGLGVGILADQACDIYEGEDLVKIDTHHLFDANTVWLGLKRGQLQRNYVWQFLELCNANLSLEEIKRQALSYETESEPAIDFQI from the coding sequence GTGAATTTCCAGCAACTTAAAATTATACGTGAAGCAGCACGTTGCGAATTCAACCTGACAGAAGTGGCGAACACGCTGTTTACCTCACAATCTGGGGTCAGCCGCCATATTCGCGATCTGGAAGATGAACTCGGCGTGGAGATCTTCATCCGTCGCGGCAAGCGACTGTTGGGCATGACGGAACCAGGCAAGGCGCTGTTAACTATTGCTGAACGCATTCTTGATGAAGCAGGCAAAGTGCGTCGCCTGGCGGATGTGTTTACCAATGAAACCAGCGGCGTGCTGACGATTGCCACCACGCATACGCAGGCCCGCTATAGTCTGCCGCGTGTGATCAAAGCATTCCGACAGCTCTATCCTAATGTTCGTCTTGAACTCAATCAGGGTTCGCCGCAGGAAATTGTGGCCATGCTGCTGGCGGGTGAAGCGGATATTGGTATTGCCTCCGAGCAACTGGTGAACAACAGCAGCCTCGCGGCATTCCCGTGGTTTAGCTGGCATCACTCATTGTTAGTGCCGCATGATCATGAATTGCTGCAGCATCAGCCGGTGACGCTGGCCAGTTTGAGCCGCCATCCGCTGATCACTTATCGTCAGGGGATCACCGGTCGCTCACGTGTTGACCGCGCGTTCCAGGCGGCGGGCATCAAGCCGGATATCGTGCTTAGCGCGCAGGATTCTGATGTCGTGAAAACCTATGTTGAGCTGGGTCTCGGCGTCGGCATTCTGGCTGATCAGGCATGTGACATCTATGAGGGTGAGGATTTGGTGAAAATTGACACTCATCATCTGTTTGATGCCAACACCGTCTGGCTGGGATTGAAGCGTGGCCAGCTGCAACGCAATTACGTCTGGCAGTTTCTGGAACTGTGTAATGCCAATCTGTCGCTGGAAGAGATTAAGCGTCAGGCGCTCTCTTATGAAACGGAGTCTGAACCCGCTATCGATTTCCAGATTTAA
- a CDS encoding sugar ABC transporter ATP-binding protein, whose product MTAFALEAEGISKFFPGVKALDNVSLRIKPGSVHALMGENGAGKSTLMKCLIGMYRPDKGTIRIKGEPVQFQDTMDALRSGISMIHQELNLVPYMTVAENIWLGREPMKYGFVDHALLNKQTQELLNKLNIRLKADRMVGELSIAAQQMVEIAKAVSWNSDIVIMDEPTSALTETEVAHLFTIIRDLRAQGKAIIYISHKMDEIFTITDEISIFRDGTWVGSNSTSEFTRQSLITQMVGRELTQLFPKFNGEIGEEVLTVRNLTCKDRFTDINFTVRKGEILGVAGLVGAGRSEVMESLFGMESFDSGEVLIDGVPVKIDSPSTAIEKGMAFLTEDRKKSGLFLVLSVMENMSIVNMPDYVSKAGFVSHMKMAQDCMEQIRKLNIKTPTMDQIINNLSGGNQQKVLIARWLLAQPKILILDEPTRGIDVGAKAEIYRLISELANRGVAIIMVSSELPEILGMSDRVMVMHGGRITGILDKEEANQETILSLASE is encoded by the coding sequence ATGACCGCTTTTGCGCTTGAAGCCGAAGGCATCAGCAAGTTCTTCCCCGGAGTGAAGGCACTCGACAATGTCTCACTACGCATTAAACCGGGGTCGGTACATGCCCTGATGGGTGAAAATGGCGCGGGCAAATCCACTTTAATGAAATGCCTTATCGGGATGTATCGTCCCGATAAGGGCACCATTCGCATTAAAGGGGAGCCGGTGCAGTTTCAGGACACCATGGATGCGCTGCGTTCTGGCATTTCCATGATCCACCAGGAACTGAATCTGGTGCCTTACATGACTGTGGCTGAGAACATCTGGCTCGGTCGCGAACCGATGAAGTACGGCTTTGTTGACCACGCGTTGCTGAACAAGCAAACGCAGGAATTACTCAACAAACTTAATATCCGTTTAAAAGCCGATCGTATGGTTGGCGAGCTGAGTATCGCTGCTCAGCAGATGGTGGAAATTGCCAAAGCGGTGTCGTGGAACTCCGACATTGTGATTATGGACGAACCGACCTCGGCACTGACGGAAACCGAAGTGGCGCATCTCTTCACCATTATCCGCGACCTGCGTGCACAGGGTAAAGCCATCATCTATATCAGCCACAAGATGGATGAAATCTTTACCATCACCGATGAGATCAGCATCTTCCGTGACGGAACATGGGTGGGCAGCAACAGCACCTCTGAATTTACTCGTCAGTCATTAATTACCCAGATGGTGGGCCGTGAACTGACGCAGCTGTTCCCGAAATTCAATGGTGAGATCGGTGAAGAAGTGCTGACGGTGCGCAACCTCACCTGTAAAGACCGTTTCACCGATATCAACTTCACGGTACGCAAGGGTGAAATCCTCGGCGTTGCCGGCCTGGTCGGAGCGGGTCGCAGTGAGGTAATGGAAAGTTTGTTCGGTATGGAAAGCTTCGACAGCGGTGAAGTGCTGATCGATGGCGTACCGGTCAAAATTGATTCGCCTTCCACGGCGATAGAGAAGGGCATGGCGTTCCTGACCGAGGACCGTAAAAAGTCCGGCTTATTCCTGGTGTTGTCGGTGATGGAGAACATGAGCATCGTCAACATGCCGGATTATGTCAGTAAAGCCGGTTTCGTTAGCCACATGAAGATGGCGCAGGACTGCATGGAGCAGATCCGCAAGCTCAATATTAAAACGCCGACCATGGATCAGATCATCAACAACCTCAGTGGCGGTAATCAGCAGAAGGTGTTGATTGCGCGCTGGCTGCTGGCGCAACCTAAGATTCTGATCCTCGATGAACCGACGCGCGGTATTGACGTCGGGGCAAAAGCCGAGATTTACCGCTTAATCAGCGAACTGGCGAACCGTGGCGTGGCCATCATTATGGTCTCGTCTGAGTTGCCGGAAATTCTGGGCATGAGCGACCGCGTGATGGTTATGCACGGCGGACGTATAACTGGCATCCTCGATAAAGAAGAGGCCAATCAGGAAACCATTTTGTCGTTGGCATCCGAGTGA
- a CDS encoding NAD(P)/FAD-dependent oxidoreductase, producing MKLESFWQATAPEFTGAASGALPTVADVVVIGGGFTGISTALNLARQGINVVVLESGNVMSQASARNGGHCNTGVSQNFASLVASQGIEQASRFYRAFDDAVSYVQQLVREEQIDCDFRLCGKLKLASKASHFPGLRSAWQLMRDTVDPEIELISKDEIRREVGSDAFHGGLLQKRGGQMHMGKFGMGLANAAARAGAKIFPHHAVTGLTRLDGYRHRVTTARGEIIAEKVMMATGVSNEGPFPWFQRRIVPVGSFIVVTEPLGDALIEQVLPKDRTYVTSLNIGNYFRTTADRRLVFGGRARFAVSNPTSDTRSGEVLRAAMTALFPQLGKSRIDYCWGGMVDMTSDRLPHAGEHDGVFYSLGYSGHGTQMSVWMGRVMADLLAEKRNENPWQRDAWPALPGYHGKPWFLPLAGLYYKAKDRLS from the coding sequence ATGAAACTCGAATCATTCTGGCAAGCCACCGCACCGGAATTTACCGGCGCAGCGAGCGGCGCACTGCCGACGGTTGCGGATGTGGTGGTGATTGGCGGCGGATTTACCGGCATCTCAACCGCGCTGAATCTCGCACGACAGGGTATCAACGTGGTGGTGCTGGAAAGTGGCAACGTGATGAGTCAGGCCTCCGCGCGTAACGGTGGGCACTGCAATACCGGCGTGTCGCAAAACTTTGCTTCGTTGGTGGCCAGCCAGGGGATCGAACAAGCCAGTCGCTTCTACCGTGCTTTTGACGACGCCGTGAGTTATGTCCAGCAACTGGTGCGGGAAGAGCAGATTGATTGTGATTTTCGCCTGTGCGGCAAGCTCAAGCTCGCCAGCAAAGCGTCGCATTTCCCCGGGCTGCGCAGCGCATGGCAACTGATGCGTGACACCGTTGACCCGGAAATCGAGTTGATCAGTAAAGATGAGATTCGCCGTGAAGTGGGCAGCGATGCCTTTCACGGTGGCTTACTGCAAAAACGTGGTGGCCAGATGCATATGGGCAAGTTCGGCATGGGTCTCGCCAATGCGGCGGCCCGCGCGGGAGCGAAGATCTTTCCGCATCACGCGGTGACCGGCTTGACGCGTCTGGATGGCTACCGTCATCGCGTCACCACCGCCAGGGGCGAGATCATCGCGGAAAAAGTCATGATGGCCACCGGCGTATCGAATGAAGGGCCATTCCCGTGGTTCCAGCGCCGCATCGTGCCGGTAGGCAGCTTTATCGTGGTGACTGAACCGCTGGGTGATGCGCTGATTGAACAAGTGCTGCCCAAAGATCGCACCTACGTCACCTCGCTGAACATCGGCAACTACTTCCGTACTACTGCCGATCGTCGCCTGGTGTTTGGGGGGCGCGCACGTTTTGCCGTCAGCAATCCGACCTCGGATACGCGCAGCGGCGAAGTGTTGCGCGCCGCGATGACCGCGCTGTTCCCGCAGCTGGGCAAATCGCGCATCGATTACTGCTGGGGCGGCATGGTGGATATGACGTCCGATCGCCTGCCGCATGCGGGTGAGCACGATGGCGTGTTCTATTCACTGGGTTACAGCGGCCATGGCACACAGATGTCGGTGTGGATGGGGCGGGTGATGGCGGATTTACTGGCAGAAAAACGTAACGAAAACCCCTGGCAGCGCGATGCATGGCCTGCGCTGCCAGGTTACCACGGGAAACCCTGGTTTTTGCCTCTCGCGGGGCTGTATTACAAGGCTAAGGATCGGCTCTCCTGA
- a CDS encoding haloacid dehalogenase type II, translating to MALFKPKFITFDCYGTLINFDMAGAAERCFKDRVSPQEMLAFTTDFAIYRRDEVLGAWKPYYDVVSDALQRTCKKWGVQWSQADSDFIYTDCATWGPHPDVPAGLAKVAKEFPLVLLTNSMNDLIPHHVPRLGAPIHMTITAEEVGAYKPQMKGFEYMLDKLNCGPEEILHVSSSLRYDLMTCYDMGIKNKVWVNRGHDPANPAYEYTEIKDIGGLPAVVGL from the coding sequence ATGGCACTGTTTAAACCGAAATTCATCACCTTTGATTGCTACGGCACCCTGATTAACTTTGACATGGCGGGAGCGGCTGAACGCTGCTTTAAGGATCGTGTATCCCCGCAGGAGATGCTCGCATTCACCACCGATTTCGCCATCTATCGCCGCGATGAGGTGCTGGGAGCGTGGAAGCCTTACTACGATGTGGTGAGTGATGCATTGCAGCGCACCTGCAAAAAATGGGGCGTGCAGTGGAGCCAGGCAGACAGTGATTTTATCTACACCGATTGCGCCACCTGGGGACCGCACCCCGATGTGCCGGCTGGGCTGGCAAAAGTGGCGAAAGAGTTTCCGCTGGTGTTGCTCACCAACTCTATGAACGATTTGATTCCGCACCATGTGCCGCGTCTCGGTGCACCGATCCACATGACCATCACCGCGGAAGAAGTGGGTGCGTATAAGCCACAGATGAAAGGCTTCGAGTACATGCTGGACAAGTTGAATTGTGGTCCGGAAGAGATCCTGCACGTTTCGTCGAGCCTGCGCTATGACCTGATGACCTGCTACGACATGGGCATCAAAAACAAAGTGTGGGTCAATCGCGGTCACGATCCGGCCAACCCAGCGTATGAATACACCGAGATTAAAGACATCGGCGGTCTGCCCGCTGTGGTTGGACTCTAA
- a CDS encoding aldehyde dehydrogenase family protein, producing the protein MLSFDPEKVSLPIGHYIGGQHVTTQGARFAVKRPSDGKVYAELSEAQASDVDRAVTLAHEALKTSGWRSCPPRQRGKVLRRWADLIESDPLLAQLEALGSTRPISDVVQHEIPFTAEAIRFYAECADKYSGDLFPTQESSLGMLISEPYGVIGAITPWNFPLSMASWKCGPALAAGNAVVLKPSELTPFSTVRMAELAVQAGLPAGILNIVQGSGAVTGSALVTHPLVRKVSFTGSTVTGARIMSDAAQHGMKPVTLELGGKSPQLVFDDAGDIDVLAQRILRGFTANGGQACVAGTRLIVQRGIAQPLLDRLVALCQQPQPGVTWQDSSRYAPLIDERQGNKVASVIAEAKAQGAEVLVGGERFADTDGGWFWQPTLLCGVATDNPAVQQEIFGPVLTVQEFDSEEEGLALAAHETYGLCAGVHTLSLPRAMRAMRAIESGTVWINRYGRSGDFIIPTGGFLGSGIGKDLGRQAFQACQRQKSVLIDF; encoded by the coding sequence ATGTTAAGTTTCGACCCTGAAAAAGTTTCTCTCCCGATTGGCCATTATATTGGTGGCCAGCATGTCACCACCCAGGGCGCACGTTTCGCCGTAAAACGGCCGTCTGATGGCAAAGTCTATGCCGAGCTGAGCGAAGCCCAGGCCAGTGATGTTGATCGGGCTGTCACCCTGGCTCATGAAGCGCTAAAAACCAGTGGCTGGCGCAGCTGCCCACCACGGCAACGTGGCAAAGTGTTACGCCGCTGGGCGGATTTGATTGAAAGCGATCCGTTACTGGCTCAGCTCGAAGCGTTAGGGTCGACGCGGCCGATCAGCGATGTGGTACAGCATGAAATTCCGTTTACCGCAGAGGCCATCCGTTTCTACGCCGAGTGCGCAGACAAATACAGTGGCGATCTATTTCCGACGCAGGAAAGCAGCCTCGGCATGCTGATTTCGGAGCCGTACGGCGTGATTGGCGCGATTACTCCGTGGAATTTCCCGCTGTCGATGGCGTCATGGAAATGCGGCCCAGCACTGGCAGCAGGTAATGCGGTGGTGCTGAAACCTTCGGAGCTGACACCTTTCTCTACGGTGCGCATGGCAGAACTGGCGGTGCAGGCCGGTTTACCAGCGGGCATTCTGAATATTGTGCAGGGCAGTGGCGCAGTGACCGGCAGCGCGCTGGTCACCCATCCGCTGGTGCGCAAAGTCTCGTTTACCGGTTCCACTGTGACGGGCGCTCGCATCATGAGTGACGCAGCACAGCATGGCATGAAGCCTGTCACGCTGGAGTTAGGGGGTAAAAGCCCACAGTTGGTGTTCGATGATGCGGGCGATATCGATGTGCTGGCACAGCGCATCCTGCGCGGCTTCACCGCCAACGGAGGACAGGCATGCGTCGCGGGTACTCGCCTAATTGTGCAACGTGGCATCGCTCAACCGCTGCTGGATCGCCTGGTGGCGCTGTGTCAGCAGCCGCAGCCAGGTGTCACCTGGCAAGACAGCAGCCGTTATGCGCCGCTGATCGATGAGCGCCAGGGCAACAAGGTGGCATCAGTGATTGCTGAAGCCAAAGCGCAGGGCGCGGAAGTGTTAGTGGGCGGTGAGCGTTTTGCCGACACCGATGGCGGGTGGTTCTGGCAACCGACCTTGCTGTGTGGTGTGGCGACAGACAACCCAGCCGTACAGCAAGAGATTTTTGGCCCGGTGCTGACCGTGCAGGAGTTCGACAGCGAAGAGGAAGGTCTGGCGCTGGCCGCGCATGAGACTTACGGATTGTGTGCGGGCGTGCATACGCTGAGCCTGCCGCGTGCCATGCGAGCGATGCGTGCCATCGAATCTGGCACCGTATGGATCAACCGTTATGGCCGCTCCGGTGATTTTATTATTCCTACTGGAGGCTTCCTTGGCTCTGGTATTGGCAAGGATCTGGGACGTCAGGCATTTCAGGCCTGTCAGCGCCAGAAGAGTGTATTAATCGATTTTTAA
- the nac gene encoding nitrogen assimilation transcriptional regulator NAC, producing the protein MNLRRLKYFVKIVDIGSLTQAAEVLHIAQPALSQQVATLENELDQQLLIRTKRGVTPTEAGKILYAHARTILRQCEQAQTAVINAGQALNGQVSIGLAPGTAASSLTMPLLQTVREQFPDVLVYLHENSGTSLNEKVMNGQLDMAVLYDRAPTAGINSIPLMKEELYLFGATACPGATVDLADVAQMNLFLPRDYSAVRKRVDEAFSLRRLSAKIIGEIESISTLTAAVSSGMGVTVLPESAARALVSSTHAWMARINSPSLNLPLSLNISARLPLSPSAQAVKNILLSLLNKPMTEERELMLVG; encoded by the coding sequence ATGAATTTAAGACGACTGAAGTACTTTGTAAAAATCGTCGATATCGGCAGCCTGACTCAGGCAGCAGAAGTGCTGCACATCGCGCAGCCTGCGCTTAGCCAGCAAGTTGCGACGCTGGAAAACGAACTCGATCAGCAGTTGCTGATTCGCACCAAACGTGGCGTAACGCCAACCGAGGCGGGCAAAATTCTTTATGCTCATGCTCGTACTATTCTGCGCCAGTGCGAACAGGCGCAAACGGCCGTCATCAACGCGGGCCAGGCGTTAAATGGCCAGGTATCAATTGGTCTGGCACCGGGCACCGCCGCTTCATCGCTGACGATGCCGCTGTTGCAAACGGTGCGTGAACAATTCCCGGATGTACTGGTGTATCTGCATGAGAACAGCGGCACCTCTTTAAATGAAAAAGTGATGAACGGCCAGTTGGATATGGCGGTGCTGTATGACCGTGCTCCGACAGCCGGCATTAATAGCATTCCATTAATGAAAGAAGAGTTGTATCTGTTCGGCGCGACCGCATGCCCGGGCGCTACCGTTGATCTCGCCGACGTGGCGCAGATGAATCTGTTCTTGCCGCGTGATTACAGCGCGGTGCGCAAACGTGTTGATGAAGCTTTCTCTCTGCGTCGTCTGAGCGCAAAAATTATCGGTGAAATCGAGTCAATCTCAACCCTGACCGCCGCGGTTTCCAGCGGCATGGGCGTAACCGTTCTGCCGGAATCAGCGGCTCGCGCCCTGGTGAGTTCAACTCACGCGTGGATGGCACGTATTAATAGCCCATCGCTGAATCTGCCGCTCTCGCTGAATATCTCTGCGCGCCTGCCACTGTCACCTTCCGCGCAGGCAGTGAAAAACATCCTGCTGTCACTGCTAAATAAGCCAATGACGGAAGAACGCGAGTTGATGCTGGTCGGTTAA